In Chlamydiota bacterium, a single genomic region encodes these proteins:
- the thiM gene encoding hydroxyethylthiazole kinase: MGSGNRSKQSPTRKRRGTPVRLLDDFTASAAALLDRVRRRAPLIHNITNLVAMESSANILLALGASPVMAHAGSEVEEMASRADALVLNIGTLDERWVESMVLAAAAADAKGIPVVLDPVGAGATAMRTRAARRILRDARVSVVRCNASELLAVVSGHAKTRGVDSADRVTARVRRAADALARERGCVVAVSGERDLVTDGRRAFCIGNGHPAMTRVTGIGCGLSAATAAFCAVADGDFTIAAAAAFGVYGICGQTAAKTSAGPGSFPAAFIDALHAVGEAEIRRHLAVEPARRQELRGGETAGTGMPVS; encoded by the coding sequence ATGGGTTCGGGGAACAGATCGAAACAAAGCCCTACGCGGAAACGGCGGGGGACGCCCGTGCGCCTTCTCGACGATTTCACCGCGTCTGCCGCCGCGCTGCTCGACAGGGTGCGCAGGCGCGCCCCGCTCATCCATAACATCACCAACCTCGTGGCGATGGAGTCCTCCGCCAACATCCTGCTGGCACTGGGCGCCTCGCCGGTGATGGCCCACGCCGGGAGCGAGGTGGAGGAGATGGCGTCGCGCGCCGATGCCCTCGTGCTCAATATCGGCACGCTCGACGAACGGTGGGTCGAGTCGATGGTTTTGGCGGCAGCGGCGGCCGACGCCAAGGGGATCCCGGTGGTCCTCGACCCGGTCGGCGCCGGGGCGACCGCGATGCGGACGAGGGCGGCGCGAAGGATCCTGCGCGACGCCCGCGTCTCCGTCGTCCGGTGCAACGCCTCCGAGCTGCTCGCCGTCGTTTCGGGGCACGCGAAGACGCGGGGGGTCGATTCCGCGGACCGGGTTACCGCCCGGGTGCGCCGCGCGGCCGACGCCCTGGCGCGCGAACGGGGGTGCGTCGTCGCGGTTTCCGGGGAGCGGGATCTCGTCACCGACGGGAGGCGGGCGTTTTGCATCGGCAACGGCCACCCGGCGATGACCCGCGTCACCGGGATCGGGTGCGGCCTGTCGGCGGCCACGGCGGCGTTCTGCGCGGTCGCGGACGGGGATTTCACGATCGCCGCTGCCGCGGCCTTCGGCGTCTACGGGATATGCGGCCAGACGGCGGCGAAAACCAGCGCGGGGCCCGGCAGCTTTCCGGCCGCGTTCATCGACGCCCTCCATGCAGTCGGGGAGGCAGAGATTCGCCGCCATCTCGCCGTGGAGCCCGCGCGGCGGCAAGAGTTGCGCGGCGGAGAGACGGCGGGGACAGGCATGCCGGTTTCGTAG
- a CDS encoding glycosyltransferase family 2 protein has product MGAPAPRVVVVMPAYNAAKTLEQTYRDIPRDAVHRIILVDDVSRDETVEIARRLGVKVVVHMQNMGYGGNQKTCYLEALRDGADIVVMLHPDYQYDSRLIPRMIAPIAEGRCDMVLGLRMLDGGARAGGMPVYKIVFNRALTAFQSLVYRQRFTDLHTGFRAYRRALLETVPFLLNSDDFVFDSEMIAQAFAYGFRIGEVPVPARYFPEASSVNFSVSLRYGIKTLGVMANYAAHAAGLARPRRFRLRLSQIVSQHHHEGLFRDTPPTEA; this is encoded by the coding sequence ATGGGAGCGCCGGCGCCGCGGGTCGTGGTCGTGATGCCCGCCTACAACGCGGCCAAAACCCTCGAACAGACCTACCGGGACATTCCGAGGGACGCCGTCCATCGGATCATCCTCGTGGACGACGTGAGCCGGGACGAGACGGTCGAGATCGCCCGCCGTCTCGGCGTGAAGGTCGTCGTGCACATGCAGAACATGGGGTACGGCGGCAACCAGAAGACCTGCTACCTCGAGGCGCTCAGGGACGGCGCCGACATCGTCGTGATGCTGCACCCGGACTACCAGTACGACTCGCGTCTGATCCCGCGGATGATCGCGCCGATCGCCGAGGGGCGCTGCGACATGGTGCTCGGCTTGCGGATGCTCGACGGCGGGGCGCGCGCCGGGGGGATGCCGGTCTACAAGATCGTCTTCAACCGGGCGCTCACCGCCTTCCAGAGCCTCGTCTACCGTCAGAGGTTCACCGACCTCCACACCGGCTTCAGGGCGTATCGCCGGGCGCTCCTCGAGACCGTTCCGTTCCTCCTCAACTCCGACGACTTCGTCTTCGACTCTGAGATGATCGCGCAGGCGTTCGCCTACGGCTTCAGGATCGGGGAGGTTCCGGTGCCGGCCCGCTATTTTCCGGAGGCCTCGTCCGTGAATTTTTCGGTGAGTTTGCGCTACGGGATCAAGACGCTCGGGGTGATGGCGAACTACGCGGCGCACGCCGCCGGCCTCGCCCGCCCGCGGCGGTTCCGGCTGCGTCTGAGTCAGATCGTGAGTCAGCACCACCACGAGGGGCTCTTCAGGGACACGCCCCCCACGGAGGCATAG
- a CDS encoding 1-acyl-sn-glycerol-3-phosphate acyltransferase encodes MEKTTGGRLLLQRMLRPFFRAFFRLCARVELQDFENLPDPPYILFSNHLSWFDPPFVVCFMSVPVHIMAMEGLFKFPPLGFLFRRVGAIPVSRGSLDRRAVEEAVETLAAGGVLLIFPEGGIRRLEKGDQLRPGLSLIAQRTNVPLVPVGISGCRDLYRPLTVLRRGVRLTIRIGRPFMLDAVSPLRGKKMRQAVMGRVRAELCALTRDAADRAQ; translated from the coding sequence ATGGAAAAGACGACCGGGGGGAGACTGCTGCTCCAGCGCATGCTGAGGCCGTTCTTCAGGGCGTTCTTCCGTCTCTGCGCGCGCGTGGAGTTGCAGGATTTCGAGAACCTGCCCGATCCGCCGTACATCCTTTTCTCGAACCATCTCTCCTGGTTCGATCCCCCGTTCGTGGTATGCTTCATGTCGGTCCCGGTGCATATCATGGCGATGGAGGGGCTGTTCAAATTCCCCCCGCTCGGTTTCCTGTTCCGGCGGGTGGGGGCGATCCCCGTGAGCCGCGGCAGCCTCGACCGGAGGGCGGTCGAGGAGGCGGTCGAGACGCTGGCGGCCGGCGGCGTGCTGCTCATCTTCCCCGAGGGCGGCATCCGGCGCCTCGAGAAGGGGGATCAGCTCAGGCCGGGGTTGAGCCTCATCGCCCAGCGGACGAACGTGCCGCTCGTGCCGGTCGGGATCTCCGGGTGCAGGGACCTGTATCGGCCGCTGACGGTGCTGCGCAGGGGCGTGCGGCTCACGATCAGGATAGGCAGGCCGTTCATGCTCGACGCGGTGTCCCCCCTCCGGGGGAAGAAGATGCGGCAGGCGGTGATGGGGCGCGTCAGGGCGGAGCTGTGCGCCTTGACGCGCGACGCGGCAGACCGCGCGCAGTGA
- a CDS encoding tetratricopeptide repeat protein: MHAPSPVVWKVPVNRLLVLLFAAAIFLSAMTDLLGLDIWWHLAVGRHLVQTRSFPARDIFSTTGAAWDNKEWLFGIFVYLLHQAGGVGLMTLAKAALFTAVFLVLYLVAAKRSKNRYLSLAVVFLAALACRVRLAFRPELFSWLFIALLLLFIEQFREGRRRPLCFFPLLMLCWVNVHPLAFVGLGILAVCLAGGIAVCLLPGHAERNGWQRLRPGDLAGLALIFAASCLAFTCNPISWRRFLSPLELLTKHSDYLGALTEAAPLPLFQFPAFASFVLLAVFTLVMFVTSMDPADTLLVVLSGAASVAMARNAPLLPVVAAPAIACQFARFIGPLAPEIAAYLSRRRTAADAVVAALLVAAMAWAVRRPGFGLGYGGIVYPEGAVRYVETAKPLGPIFNSYDWGGFLIWRIYPGYRVFIDGRGPDVYSPEVWAEYETIESAREGWEEALDRRGVNLVLVSTAEKLHPLIRALSASGGWRLGYWDLHSMVFLRDVPGNRPRIAAVRYAVLDTERMRFRGWDPSIELQILGELDDYLKEHPESVEARGLLALTYLNRGMEDRAIEEFERLAAANPALPRIHYNLGMLRSRTGDDARAAADYEKEIALDDSFAPAHNNLGRIRFERGDLRLAERSFRKALKADPNYIHAINNLGLVYLEQEDATRALAEFSRALEIDPAYEPAARNIALAREISSNPARTLTRMGQFYYAQDNLDKAERLFIRALSHDPRHAAAIGNLGVVALRRGMREEAIRRFREVLEIAPDDEGARRHLALAEAMAAGGGPSAAPPLSNAGSNAEAPAPPAPPGGGR; encoded by the coding sequence ATGCACGCGCCGAGTCCGGTCGTCTGGAAGGTACCCGTGAACCGGCTGCTCGTTCTCCTCTTCGCCGCGGCAATCTTCCTCTCGGCGATGACCGACCTCCTCGGTCTCGACATCTGGTGGCACCTCGCCGTGGGGCGCCACCTGGTCCAGACGCGCTCGTTCCCCGCCCGCGACATCTTCTCCACCACCGGCGCCGCCTGGGACAACAAGGAGTGGCTCTTCGGGATTTTCGTCTATCTCCTGCACCAGGCGGGCGGGGTCGGCCTGATGACGCTGGCGAAGGCGGCCCTGTTCACCGCCGTCTTCCTCGTCCTGTACCTCGTGGCCGCGAAACGCTCGAAGAACCGGTACCTCTCCCTCGCGGTGGTCTTCCTCGCCGCGCTCGCCTGCCGGGTGCGCCTCGCATTCAGGCCGGAGCTCTTCAGCTGGCTCTTCATCGCGCTGCTCCTCCTCTTCATCGAGCAGTTCCGCGAGGGACGGAGGCGGCCGCTCTGTTTCTTCCCCCTCCTGATGCTCTGCTGGGTCAACGTGCATCCGCTCGCCTTCGTCGGCCTCGGCATCCTGGCGGTGTGCCTCGCCGGAGGGATCGCCGTGTGCCTCCTCCCGGGCCACGCGGAGAGAAACGGGTGGCAGCGCCTGCGGCCGGGCGACCTCGCCGGTCTCGCCCTGATTTTTGCCGCATCCTGCCTCGCGTTCACCTGCAACCCCATATCGTGGCGGAGGTTCCTGTCCCCGCTCGAACTGCTCACGAAGCACTCCGACTACCTCGGCGCGCTCACCGAGGCGGCGCCGCTCCCGCTCTTCCAGTTCCCCGCCTTCGCCTCCTTCGTGCTCCTGGCGGTCTTCACGCTTGTGATGTTCGTCACGAGCATGGACCCCGCGGACACCCTGCTCGTCGTCCTCTCCGGCGCCGCGTCGGTGGCCATGGCCCGCAACGCCCCGCTCCTCCCCGTGGTCGCGGCGCCGGCCATCGCCTGCCAGTTCGCCCGTTTCATCGGGCCGCTGGCGCCGGAGATCGCCGCATACCTCTCTCGCCGGCGCACGGCGGCGGACGCCGTCGTCGCGGCGCTGCTCGTCGCGGCGATGGCGTGGGCGGTCCGCCGGCCCGGGTTCGGGCTCGGGTACGGCGGCATCGTCTATCCCGAGGGGGCCGTGCGCTACGTCGAGACGGCGAAACCCCTGGGGCCGATCTTCAACAGCTACGACTGGGGCGGGTTCCTGATATGGAGGATCTACCCAGGGTACCGGGTCTTCATCGACGGACGGGGGCCCGATGTCTACTCGCCCGAGGTCTGGGCCGAATACGAGACGATCGAGTCGGCGAGGGAGGGATGGGAGGAGGCGCTCGACCGCCGCGGGGTGAACCTCGTCCTCGTCTCCACCGCGGAGAAACTCCATCCGCTCATCCGCGCCCTGAGCGCGTCGGGCGGATGGCGGCTCGGCTACTGGGATCTTCATTCGATGGTCTTTTTGCGCGACGTGCCGGGGAACCGGCCGCGCATCGCGGCGGTCCGGTACGCCGTCCTTGACACGGAGAGGATGCGGTTCAGGGGGTGGGACCCGTCGATCGAGCTGCAGATACTGGGCGAACTGGACGACTATTTGAAGGAGCACCCGGAGTCGGTCGAGGCGCGCGGGCTCCTCGCCCTTACGTACCTGAACCGGGGGATGGAGGACCGGGCGATCGAGGAGTTCGAGCGGCTGGCCGCCGCGAACCCCGCCCTCCCGAGAATCCACTACAACCTCGGGATGCTCCGCTCCCGCACGGGCGACGACGCGCGGGCGGCCGCCGACTACGAGAAGGAGATCGCGCTGGACGACTCGTTCGCCCCCGCCCACAACAACCTCGGGCGCATCCGGTTCGAGCGGGGAGACCTCCGCCTCGCCGAGAGATCGTTCAGGAAGGCGCTGAAGGCCGACCCGAACTACATCCACGCGATCAACAACCTCGGCCTCGTCTACCTCGAGCAGGAGGATGCCACGAGGGCCCTCGCCGAGTTCTCCAGGGCCCTCGAGATCGACCCCGCCTACGAACCCGCCGCGCGGAACATCGCTCTCGCGCGGGAGATCTCGTCGAACCCCGCCCGCACGCTCACCCGCATGGGGCAGTTCTACTACGCCCAGGACAACCTCGACAAGGCGGAACGGCTCTTCATCCGGGCGCTCTCGCACGATCCGCGGCACGCGGCCGCCATCGGCAATCTCGGCGTCGTGGCGCTCAGGAGAGGGATGCGCGAGGAGGCGATCCGGCGGTTCAGGGAGGTCCTCGAGATCGCGCCCGACGACGAGGGGGCGCGCCGGCATCTCGCGCTGGCGGAGGCGATGGCGGCCGGGGGCGGACCGTCCGCCGCTCCGCCCCTCTCGAACGCCGGATCGAACGCGGAGGCGCCCGCCCCGCCGGCGCCTCCCGGGGGGGGGCGGTGA
- a CDS encoding DUF2723 domain-containing protein: protein MKRGALIAAALFAGLFIVYLACLAPNWGAMSLFNTWDGLEYVVCANLLGIDHPPGHPAYMLLGKLFTMLPFGGPSWSINLLSAVFGAGTVAVLFLALVEMHAPSRRAGERGAPSCGPLREEWSGLLVALAAALTFAFSYVFWSHCEIPEVHTLFLFLTGASVLGVLKWHGGGREGWLAVSAGALGLALGVNLLGVLPVLIPVAAFALASARVRGVRPRWAVPAALLLAGALSYLYYPIRLAARPGIYSHPMNYLCPFEMGSAAWYRWFLSGKAWTGGTMFFLNRLLPNVPLYLTYAVPDVGYPLFALALAGIALAAADLHACVAALRRGDRAGAAARLPLPFLVALFALSFVPEISIHDPSNPRATDYLANFFLPSIFLLVFPGAAVALRVNEFMFNRSLQAAGLVCIALLIALLAMPAVQVARNYSRCDLKGEECAYVLGRRTLAQLPQEAVIVSKLVYGLLDAYFSEVERAVPPDKISLLDPEVVGRELARGGAGKDLFARKNRLMLDEISRRLAAGKAVFIAGDVVDEDKSPEKLLLSDLDLAPWRPNLPPEEACLVFPRELFLCRVAGLRGAQHVDGVPAEAPRGIANDGAFSNGMELLGFHPEPPDRGIRGDLLSLAVYWKTSAPVAGEIYAGIFFLDPMLRRIGEPCWHTVGGSFGPEKWETGAVVRERVDIYPPPLPPGRYLMAIGLVGADGERIGYLPRRAETPGRAYDYMVLVPYDQGAPPRAG, encoded by the coding sequence GTGAAGAGGGGGGCCCTCATCGCCGCGGCGCTTTTCGCGGGGCTCTTCATCGTCTATCTCGCCTGCCTCGCCCCGAACTGGGGAGCGATGTCGCTCTTCAACACCTGGGACGGCCTCGAGTACGTCGTCTGCGCGAACCTCCTCGGCATCGACCACCCCCCGGGGCACCCGGCGTACATGCTCCTCGGAAAGCTCTTCACGATGCTGCCGTTCGGCGGCCCGTCATGGAGTATCAACCTCCTCTCGGCGGTCTTCGGGGCGGGGACGGTCGCCGTGCTGTTCCTTGCGCTGGTCGAGATGCACGCCCCCTCCCGCCGTGCGGGGGAGCGCGGCGCGCCGTCGTGCGGACCGTTGCGCGAGGAGTGGTCGGGCCTCCTCGTCGCCCTCGCCGCCGCGCTGACCTTCGCCTTCTCATACGTCTTCTGGTCGCACTGCGAGATCCCCGAGGTCCACACGCTCTTCCTGTTCCTGACGGGGGCCTCCGTGCTCGGCGTTTTGAAGTGGCACGGCGGCGGCCGGGAGGGGTGGCTCGCCGTCTCCGCCGGAGCGCTCGGCCTCGCCCTCGGCGTGAACCTCCTCGGCGTCCTCCCCGTCCTCATCCCCGTCGCGGCGTTCGCGCTCGCCTCGGCCCGCGTGCGCGGCGTCCGCCCGCGGTGGGCGGTCCCCGCGGCGCTCCTCCTCGCGGGGGCGCTGTCGTACCTCTACTACCCGATCCGCCTCGCCGCCCGGCCCGGCATCTACAGCCACCCGATGAACTATCTCTGCCCGTTCGAGATGGGGAGCGCCGCGTGGTACCGGTGGTTCCTCTCGGGGAAGGCGTGGACGGGGGGGACGATGTTCTTCCTGAACCGCCTGCTCCCCAACGTCCCGCTCTATCTCACGTACGCCGTCCCCGACGTCGGGTATCCGCTCTTCGCGCTCGCCCTCGCGGGAATCGCCCTCGCCGCGGCTGATCTCCACGCGTGCGTCGCGGCGCTCAGGCGCGGCGACCGTGCCGGGGCGGCCGCGCGCCTGCCGCTCCCGTTCCTCGTCGCGCTCTTCGCCCTCTCCTTCGTCCCCGAGATCTCCATCCACGACCCGAGCAATCCGCGCGCGACGGACTACCTGGCCAACTTCTTCCTCCCCTCGATCTTCCTCCTCGTCTTCCCGGGCGCCGCCGTGGCGCTGCGCGTTAACGAATTCATGTTCAACCGCTCGCTTCAGGCTGCAGGACTGGTGTGCATCGCGCTTCTCATCGCGCTGCTCGCGATGCCCGCCGTGCAGGTCGCGCGGAATTATTCGCGCTGCGATCTCAAGGGCGAGGAGTGCGCCTACGTGCTGGGGAGGCGGACGCTGGCGCAGCTCCCCCAGGAGGCGGTGATCGTCTCGAAGCTCGTATACGGCCTCCTCGACGCGTACTTCAGCGAGGTGGAGCGCGCCGTCCCCCCCGACAAGATATCGCTCCTCGACCCCGAGGTGGTGGGCCGGGAGCTCGCGCGCGGGGGCGCCGGCAAGGACCTGTTCGCGCGGAAAAACCGCCTGATGCTCGACGAGATCTCCCGCCGGCTCGCCGCCGGGAAGGCCGTCTTCATCGCGGGCGACGTCGTGGACGAGGACAAGTCGCCCGAGAAGCTCCTCCTCTCCGATCTCGACCTCGCCCCCTGGCGGCCAAACCTCCCGCCCGAGGAGGCGTGCCTGGTCTTCCCGCGCGAGCTGTTCCTCTGCCGCGTCGCCGGCCTGCGCGGGGCGCAACACGTCGACGGCGTCCCCGCGGAGGCGCCGCGAGGGATCGCCAACGACGGGGCCTTCTCCAACGGCATGGAGCTCCTCGGCTTCCACCCGGAGCCGCCCGACAGGGGTATCCGCGGCGACCTGCTCTCCCTCGCCGTCTACTGGAAGACGTCGGCGCCGGTGGCGGGGGAGATCTACGCCGGGATCTTCTTCCTGGACCCGATGCTGCGGAGGATCGGCGAGCCGTGCTGGCACACGGTGGGAGGTTCGTTCGGTCCGGAAAAGTGGGAGACGGGCGCCGTGGTGCGGGAGCGGGTGGATATCTATCCGCCTCCGCTCCCCCCGGGGCGCTACCTCATGGCGATCGGGCTGGTCGGGGCCGACGGCGAGCGGATCGGCTACCTGCCGAGGCGCGCGGAGACGCCGGGGAGGGCGTATGATTACATGGTGCT
- a CDS encoding succinate dehydrogenase iron-sulfur subunit: protein MGGYSFKVFRYDPDKGPRHRYDTFELEVERGMTVLDCLQRIKATLDGTLTFRRSCRSAICGSCAMNINGKNDLACHLQVAGLTGRRVTVDPLPGYPVIKDLVVDMEEFYRSIEKVMPWLVRTSPFPDRELPQSPEERDRIDLAVNCILCGSCTSSCPSFWFNPDYLAPGALLKAFRFVFDSRDEAGAERLALVDGPRGVWRCRTIFNCEEACPKLLRPNEAIAALKREILKRSV from the coding sequence CTGGGCGGCTACTCGTTCAAGGTGTTCCGGTACGACCCCGACAAGGGGCCGCGGCACCGCTACGACACCTTCGAGCTCGAAGTGGAGCGGGGGATGACGGTGCTCGACTGCCTCCAGAGGATCAAGGCGACCCTGGACGGGACGCTCACCTTCCGCCGCTCCTGCCGCAGCGCCATCTGCGGGTCGTGCGCGATGAACATCAACGGCAAAAACGACCTCGCATGCCACCTGCAGGTGGCGGGGCTCACGGGGCGGCGGGTGACGGTCGACCCGCTGCCGGGCTACCCGGTGATCAAAGACCTGGTCGTGGATATGGAGGAGTTCTACCGGTCGATCGAAAAGGTGATGCCGTGGCTGGTGCGCACCTCGCCGTTCCCGGACCGGGAACTGCCCCAGTCCCCGGAGGAGCGCGACCGCATCGACCTGGCCGTCAACTGCATCCTCTGCGGGAGCTGCACCTCCTCCTGTCCCTCGTTCTGGTTCAATCCCGACTACCTGGCGCCGGGGGCGCTCCTGAAGGCGTTCCGGTTCGTCTTCGACAGCCGGGACGAGGCCGGCGCCGAGCGCCTCGCCCTCGTCGACGGCCCCCGCGGCGTCTGGCGCTGCCGGACGATCTTCAACTGCGAGGAGGCGTGCCCGAAACTCCTCAGACCGAACGAGGCGATCGCCGCGCTCAAGCGGGAGATACTGAAGAGGTCGGTCTGA
- a CDS encoding HAD family hydrolase encodes MATRMQAVIFDNDNTIAKIYPNPKIYWKDVFVKTVEECGGSVPKGREEEYMLSYFTNKGFLEKLETIGLKTTWAHFQKAKGVVDERERVRYIRAGSSKLFPDAVALLRALGEKRVKYGVATFTTKTVVLEAFKQVPGLLPPDAFFDWNDSLRDRLEKPDPRIAKIVLEKLRVSPKRALMVGDRLTDVQMGNMAGMWTVLVKRRAEDGDLVGQMEREIETARRDPEMSHRVPDYQVTDLRQVLDLL; translated from the coding sequence ATGGCCACGCGAATGCAGGCGGTGATCTTCGACAACGACAACACCATCGCGAAGATCTACCCGAACCCGAAGATCTACTGGAAGGACGTCTTCGTCAAGACCGTCGAGGAGTGCGGCGGGTCCGTTCCGAAGGGGAGGGAGGAGGAGTACATGCTCTCCTACTTCACGAACAAGGGGTTCCTGGAGAAGCTCGAGACGATCGGCCTGAAGACGACCTGGGCCCATTTCCAGAAGGCCAAGGGCGTCGTGGATGAGCGGGAGCGCGTGCGCTACATACGGGCGGGGAGTTCGAAGCTGTTCCCCGACGCGGTGGCGCTGTTGCGCGCGCTCGGCGAGAAACGGGTCAAGTACGGCGTGGCGACGTTCACGACGAAGACCGTGGTTCTGGAGGCGTTCAAGCAGGTCCCCGGCCTCCTGCCGCCGGACGCGTTCTTCGACTGGAACGATTCGCTCAGGGACAGGCTCGAGAAGCCAGACCCCCGCATCGCGAAGATCGTCCTCGAGAAGCTGCGGGTTTCGCCGAAGCGGGCGCTGATGGTCGGCGACCGGCTCACCGACGTGCAGATGGGCAACATGGCCGGGATGTGGACGGTGCTCGTGAAACGGCGCGCTGAGGACGGGGACCTCGTGGGCCAGATGGAGCGCGAGATAGAGACGGCGCGACGGGACCCGGAGATGTCGCACCGCGTGCCGGATTACCAGGTGACGGATCTGAGGCAGGTGCTCGATCTCCTCTGA
- a CDS encoding histone-lysine N-methyltransferase, producing the protein MNRGGATEAGGVRDVEEPELFRDLFPYDEVPRVGFEGEAVPLDIPREFWITDTTFRDGQQSRPPYTAAQIARIYGMLHELDGGSGLIRQCEFFLYSPQDQEAVRRCLALGHRFPEVTGWIRAKKEDFRLVREMGLKETGILTSCSDYHIFLKLNWTRRQAAENYLGIVRAALEAGVIPRCHLEDITRADFHGFVVPFVQALMRLSEESGIPVKVRACDTLGYGVPFAHAALPRSVPRLIHGLRREAGVPPARLEWHGHNDFHKVLANAVAAWLHGCAAANGALLGFGERTGNPPLEGLVMDYLSLRGRPAGVDTSVITKIARYFQDELGVQVPPNYPFVGLDFNTTRAGIHADGALKHEEIYNAFDTVKLLKRPVRVSIADKSGVAGIAYWVDSYLGLEGDRRIDKREPGLMKMKKWVDEQYAARRTTCISDEEMLHLARLHLPHLFASDFDRLKTRVRAIAQRLVEKVTECDEVCSMDGARMQPVLSRMLEDHPFIKYLYVTDTAGRKITPNIVRAFDQEKYDAYFTPGFDFSNRDWFKGPMRTGKTHVSDFYTSLLDGALGITVSAPIRGAHGAVVGVFGIDILFEDIAKI; encoded by the coding sequence GTGAACAGAGGCGGCGCCACTGAGGCGGGGGGGGTGCGGGACGTCGAGGAACCGGAGCTGTTCCGCGACCTGTTCCCCTACGACGAGGTCCCGCGCGTGGGGTTCGAGGGGGAGGCGGTCCCGCTCGACATCCCGCGGGAGTTCTGGATCACCGACACGACGTTCAGGGACGGGCAGCAGTCGCGCCCGCCGTACACGGCCGCGCAGATCGCCCGGATCTACGGGATGCTGCACGAGCTGGACGGGGGGAGCGGGCTCATCCGGCAGTGCGAGTTCTTCCTCTACAGCCCGCAGGACCAGGAGGCGGTGCGCCGCTGCCTCGCCCTCGGCCACCGGTTCCCCGAGGTGACCGGCTGGATCAGGGCGAAGAAGGAGGATTTCCGGCTCGTCCGCGAGATGGGGCTGAAGGAGACGGGCATCCTCACCTCCTGTTCCGACTACCATATCTTCCTCAAGCTCAACTGGACGAGGAGGCAGGCGGCCGAGAACTACCTCGGCATCGTCCGGGCGGCGCTCGAGGCGGGCGTCATCCCGCGCTGCCACCTGGAGGATATCACCCGCGCCGATTTCCACGGGTTCGTCGTGCCGTTCGTGCAGGCGCTGATGCGCCTCTCCGAGGAGAGCGGCATCCCGGTCAAGGTGCGCGCCTGCGATACGCTCGGGTACGGGGTGCCGTTCGCCCATGCGGCGCTCCCGAGGAGCGTCCCGCGCCTCATCCACGGCCTGCGCCGCGAGGCCGGCGTGCCGCCCGCGCGACTCGAATGGCACGGGCACAACGACTTCCACAAGGTGCTGGCGAACGCCGTCGCGGCCTGGCTGCACGGTTGCGCCGCCGCGAACGGGGCCCTGCTGGGCTTCGGCGAGCGGACCGGAAACCCCCCGCTCGAGGGGCTCGTGATGGACTACCTCTCCCTTCGCGGCCGCCCCGCGGGGGTCGACACCTCGGTGATCACGAAGATCGCCCGCTACTTCCAGGACGAGCTCGGCGTGCAGGTGCCCCCGAACTACCCGTTCGTCGGCCTGGACTTCAACACCACCCGCGCCGGGATCCACGCCGACGGCGCGCTCAAGCACGAGGAGATCTACAACGCCTTCGACACGGTGAAGCTTCTCAAGAGGCCGGTCAGGGTGAGCATCGCCGACAAGTCGGGCGTGGCGGGGATCGCCTACTGGGTCGACTCCTACCTCGGGCTCGAGGGCGACCGGCGCATCGACAAGCGCGAGCCGGGCCTGATGAAGATGAAGAAGTGGGTCGACGAGCAGTACGCGGCGCGGCGGACCACCTGCATCTCCGACGAGGAGATGCTCCACCTCGCCCGCCTGCACCTTCCGCACCTGTTCGCGTCGGACTTCGACCGTCTGAAGACCCGCGTACGGGCGATCGCGCAGCGGCTGGTGGAGAAGGTGACGGAGTGCGACGAGGTCTGCTCCATGGACGGGGCGAGGATGCAGCCGGTGCTTTCGCGGATGCTCGAGGACCACCCGTTCATCAAGTACCTCTACGTGACCGACACCGCGGGCAGGAAGATCACCCCGAACATCGTCAGGGCGTTCGACCAGGAGAAGTACGACGCCTACTTCACCCCCGGCTTCGACTTCTCGAACCGGGACTGGTTCAAGGGGCCGATGCGGACGGGGAAGACGCACGTGAGCGATTTCTACACCTCGCTGCTGGACGGGGCGCTGGGCATCACCGTGTCGGCGCCGATACGCGGGGCGCACGGGGCAGTCGTCGGGGTCTTCGGCATCGACATCCTCTTCGAGGATATCGCCAAGATATAG